The following are encoded together in the Pungitius pungitius chromosome 7, fPunPun2.1, whole genome shotgun sequence genome:
- the oma1 gene encoding LOW QUALITY PROTEIN: metalloendopeptidase OMA1, mitochondrial (The sequence of the model RefSeq protein was modified relative to this genomic sequence to represent the inferred CDS: inserted 2 bases in 1 codon): MVLLVVLRSFSSLCAHRTRNFRFWCAPAGRPEPNFLRVPPRTATRGVLSRFRPPSLPGDERVRVRGGHPFHTSAPLRALPAXPLLWMLLKPAQKLAAIILGRSIRKWWAALPTDRRQLARQWVHRRRWHLAAGVSVAMVIVGLLLLTHLDESPVTGRTRLLVFSRETHMELAAWTSESYMQEFAELLVPVSDPRHQVVERVVQHLAQRNEDVPEVSAVSWSVHVVQSPSVNAFILPNGEVFIFTGMLEAVADVHQLTVVLGHEMAHAVLGHSAEQASLSHVVDLLSLVLLTAIWALCPRDSLALLGHWAQEKLSQVMFSRPFSRKLEAEADMVGLQLAAKACADVRAGPVFWQQMEIREQLMGESSVPEWLSTHPSHKNRFTQLDRLLPQALALRDSCSCPSLPASDPRAVFSQSVRVLLDAAKQGEGGGPQGAPKPPPTAPPPHTGGAIGALKAPLGASQSAVARP; the protein is encoded by the exons ATGGTTCTTCTCGTTGTTTTGAGGAGCTTCTCTTCTCTGTGCGCACATCGGACGCGCAACTTCCGCTTCTGGTGTGCACCTGCGGGACGTCCCGAACCGAACTTCCTCCGGGTTCCCCCCCGCACAGCAACGCGCGGGGTCCTATCACGGTTCCGTCCTCCGTCGCTGCCCGGCGATGAGAGGGTCCGGGTACGGGGGGGTCACCCGTTCCACACCTCGGCCCCGCTGCGCGccctgcccgc ccccctcctctggatGCTGCTCAAACCCGCGCAGAAGCTCGCCGCCATCATCCTGGGCAG GAGCATCAGGAAGTGGTGGGCGGCCCTGCCGACTGACCGGCGCCAGCTGGCCCGCCAGTGGGTCCACCGACGCCGCTGGCATCTGGCGGCAGGGGTcagcgttgccatggtgatcgTGGGCCTCCTCCTTCTGACCCACCTGGACGAGTCCCCGGTGACGGGACGGACCCGTCTCCTGGTCTTCAGCAGGGAGACGCACATGGAGCTTGCAGCTTGGACATCagagtcg taCATGCAGGAGTTTGCGGAGCTGCTGGTTCCGGTCAGCGACCCCCGTCACCAGGTGGTGGAGCGGGTGGTGCAGCACCTGGCCCAGAGGAACGAGGACGTCCCGGAGGTGTCGGCGGTGAGCTGGAGCGTCCACGTGGTGCAGAGTCCGTCCGTCAACGCCTTCATCCTGCCG aatGGGGAGGTGTTCATCTTCACAGGGATGCTGGAGGCTGTGGCGGATGTCCACCAGCTCACCGTGGTGCTGGGACACGAGATGGCTCACGCCGTGCTGGGACACTCG gcagAGCAGGCCAGCCTGTCTCACGTCGTGGACCTCCTGTCCCTGGTCCTTCTGACAGCCATCTGGGCCCTGTGTCCCCGGGACAGCCTGGCTCTGCTGGGACACTGGGCTCAGGAGAAGCTGTCCCAG gtgATGTTCAGTCGTCCCTTCAGCAGGAAACTGGAGGCTGAGGCCGACATGGTCGGACTGCAGTTAGCTGCAAAG GCGTGTGCAGATGTGCGAGCGGGACCCGTCTTCTGGCAGCAGATGGAGATCAGAGAGCAGCTCATGGGCGAGTCCTCCGTCCCCGAGTGGCTGTCCACCCACCCGTCCCACAAGAACCGCTTCACACAGCTGGACCGCCTCCTGCCGCag gcCCTGGCGTTGAGGGACAGCTGCTCCTGTCCGTCTCTTCCTGCCAGCGACCCGCGCGCCGTCTTCTCCCAGAGTGTGCGCGTGCTGCTGGACGCCGCCaagcagggggagggaggaggtccACAGGGGGccccgaagcccccccccaccgcgccGCCCCCCCACACTGGAGGTGCAATCGGGGCATTGAAAGCCCCATTGGGAGCTTCACAGTCAGCCGTAGCACGTCCCTGA
- the mysm1 gene encoding histone H2A deubiquitinase MYSM1 isoform X3, protein MRNMEDEVDVDIEGDEFENNIRDPEVGVLAPERFIRSEWTSSAAILPWQLDSSISSEDREAIKTMLLEEQYYLTGGGTPDHLWESEADNCPKGTKSPTKAPSSGSSTRWSPQEKDLFEEGLAQFGRRWTKISKLVGSRSAFQVKSYARQFFKRQTPSEPRGAAPPAGGVLQLHPQSTSAQASAPSNAVRIETLSDEEDEEVDITDDPSEEGGVKAGLREPVGGATPADAPEEPGATEAKHRHTSLPPPSSPPPPTETGPEDEEPPPPRKAETTAQRDSEETAHEDTPEETEQSAADGAEEEEDQEEEEEEEEEEELLKVPEKEMEMDMETIAEEEKQAIPEFFEGRPSKTPERYLKIRNYILDQWLRIKPRYLNKTSVRPGLKNCGDVNCIGRIHTYLELVGAINFHCEQAVYNRPGPVDRSKHREGRDVMEAYQLAQRLQSMRTRKRRVRDTWGNWCDSRDLEGQTYEHLSAEELALRREERKRNPKPCKMSRLRGSFDPFQLIPCRCFGEDVQEPFQVIVCAETLLIMDMHAHVSRCEVIGLLGGAYDEEKRVLKIRAAEPCNSVSTGLQCEMDPVSQTQAHDLLSSLGLCVVGWYHSHPSFHPNPSVRDINTQDQFQSYFSRGGAPFIGMIVSPYDPASPSPHSQTTCLQVRGSQEPSGPQKLPYRFDFLSSQDIPDWEQTLRRARWIIHRYHQAAGRVQMDGLFRRDSHLTCLEKMLSSLARYLEPLPDEEGDSFLTEIQASFQAHFMAPQDAIGPAHSEEFSFDGLVGEEGGEGGGDGSGPDSSDASSAVLHLGSVLSTEYDYLL, encoded by the exons ATGAGAAACAtggaggacgaggtggacgttGACATCGAGGGAGACGAGTTTGAGAACAATATCCG AGACCCGGAAGTAGGAGTTCTGGCCCCGGAGCGGTTCATCCGGTCCGAGTGGACGAGCAGCGCGGCGATActg CCATGGCAACTGGACAGCTCCATCAGCTCGGAGGACAGGGAGGCGATCAAGACGATGCTGCTGGAGGAACA GTATTacctcacagggggggggaccCCCGACCACCTCTGGGAAAGTGAAGCAGACAACTGTCCCAAAGGGACAAA ATCTCCGACCAAGGCGCcgtcctccggctcctccaCCCGATGGTCCCCCCAGGAGAAGGACTTGTTTGAGGAGGGGCTG GCTCAGTTCGGGCGGCGGTGGACTAAGATTTCCAAACTGGTGGGGAGCCGCTCCGCCTTCCAGGTGAAGAGCTACGCCCGACAGTTCTTCAAACGCCAG actccatcagaGCCCAGAGGAGCAGCCCCCCCCGCAGGCGGTGTGCTGCAACTACACCCTCAGTCCACCTCCGCTCAGGCGTCCGCTCCGTCCAACGCCGTCCGCATCGAGACGCTCtccgacgaggaggacgaggaggtggacATCACCGACGACCCGAGCGAGGAGGGGGGCGTGAAGGCCGGGCTGCGGGagccggtggggggggcgacGCCTGCCGACGCCCCGGAGGAGCCGGGTGCGACCGAGGCAAAGCACCGTCACACCTCGCTGCCTCcgccctcgtcccccccccctcccacggaAACTGGGCCGGAGGacgaagagccccccccccccagaaaagcAGAGACCACAGCTCAGAGAGACTCGGAGGAGACGGCCCATGAGGACACAC CTGAGGAGACCGAGCAGAGTGCAGCTgatggagcagaggaggaggaggaccaggaggaggaggaggaggaggaggaggaggaggaactacTCAAAGTGCCTGAGAAGGAAATGGAGATGGACATGGAGACCATTGCTGAAGAGGAGAAACAAGCTATCCCAGAGTTCTTTGAGGGACGACCATCCAAGACCCCTGAGAGATACCTTAAGATCCGGAACTACATCCTGGATCAGTG GTTGAGGATCAAGCCCAGGTACCTGAACAAGACCTCCGTCCGCCCGGGGCTGAAGAACTGCGGCGACGTGAACTGCATCGGGAGGATCCACACCTACCTGGAGCTGGTCGGGGCCATCAACTTCCACTGCG AGCAAGCCGTCTACAACCGGCCCGGCCCGGTGGACCGGTCCAAGCACAGGGAGGGCAGGGACGTGATGGAGGCCTACCAGCTGGCCCAGAGACTGCAGAGCATG CGGACCAGGAAGCGCCGCGTTCGGGACACCTGGGGGAACTGGTGCGACTCCAGAGACCTGGAGGGACAGACGTACGAG CATCTGAGTGCTGAGGAACTCGCCCTGCGGAGAGAAGAGCGGAAGAGGAACCCGAAACCCTGCAAGATGTCCCGGCTCAGAGG gTCCTTTGACCCCTTCCAGCTGATCCCCTGCAGGTGCTTTGGGGAGGACGTGCAG GAACCCTTCCAGGTCATCGTGTGTGCAGAGACTCTTCTCATCATGGACATG CACGCCCACGTGTCCCGCTGTGAGGTCATCGGCCTGCTGGGTGGAGCCTATGATGAAGAGAAGAGAGTGCTGAAG ATCCGTGCAGCCGAGCCCTGTAACAGTGTGAGTACGGGTCTGCAGTGTGAGATGGACCCGGTGTCCCAGACGCAGGCCCATGACCTGCTGTCCTCTCTGGGCCTCTGCGTGGTCGGCTGGTACCACTCACACCCGTCCTTCCACCCCAACCCGTCGGTCCGGGACATCAACACGCAGGACCagttccag AGCTACTTCTCTCGAGGCGGAGCTCCGTTCATCGGGATGATCGTGAGCCCCTACGACCCGGCtagcccctccccccactcccaGACCACCTGTCTGCAGGTGAGGGGGAGCCAGGAGCCTTCAGGCCCCCAGA AGCTGCCCTACAgatttgacttcctgtcctcccAGGACATCCCCGACTGGGAGCAGACCCTGAGGCGAGCTCGCTGGATCATCCATCGGTACCATCAGGCCGCCGG GAGGGTCCAGATGGACGGATTGTTCCGGAGGGACTCGCACCTCACCTgtctggagaag ATGCTGTCGTCCCTGGCCCGGTACCTGGAGCCCCTGCCGGACGAGGAGGGCGACTCCTTCCTCACCGAGATCCAGGCGAGCTTCCAGGCCCACTTCATGGCGCCGCAGGACGCCATCGGACCGGCCCACTCCGAGGAGTTCTCCTTTGATGggctggtgggggaggagggaggagagggggggggagacggctcCGGTCCAGACTCTTCAGACGCGAGCAGCGCAGTCTTACATCTGGGCTCCGTGTTGTCGACTGAATACGACTATTTACTGTGA
- the mysm1 gene encoding histone H2A deubiquitinase MYSM1 isoform X2 yields MRNMEDEVDVDIEGDEFENNIRDPEVGVLAPERFIRSEWTSSAAILPWQLDSSISSEDREAIKTMLLEEQYYLTGGGTPDHLWESEADNCPKGTKSPTKAPSSGSSTRWSPQEKDLFEEGLAQFGRRWTKISKLVGSRSAFQVKSYARQFFKRQTPSEPRGAAPPAGGVLQLHPQSTSAQASAPSNAVRIETLSDEEDEEVDITDDPSEEGGVKAGLREPVGGATPADAPEEPGATEAKHRHTSLPPPSSPPPPTETGPEDEEPPPPRKAETTAQRDSEETAHEDTRETLLPRPLPAEALLNSHGPLCSTAEETEQSAADGAEEEEDQEEEEEEEEEEELLKVPEKEMEMDMETIAEEEKQAIPEFFEGRPSKTPERYLKIRNYILDQLRIKPRYLNKTSVRPGLKNCGDVNCIGRIHTYLELVGAINFHCEQAVYNRPGPVDRSKHREGRDVMEAYQLAQRLQSMRTRKRRVRDTWGNWCDSRDLEGQTYEHLSAEELALRREERKRNPKPCKMSRLRGSFDPFQLIPCRCFGEDVQEPFQVIVCAETLLIMDMHAHVSRCEVIGLLGGAYDEEKRVLKIRAAEPCNSVSTGLQCEMDPVSQTQAHDLLSSLGLCVVGWYHSHPSFHPNPSVRDINTQDQFQSYFSRGGAPFIGMIVSPYDPASPSPHSQTTCLQVRGSQEPSGPQKLPYRFDFLSSQDIPDWEQTLRRARWIIHRYHQAAGRVQMDGLFRRDSHLTCLEKMLSSLARYLEPLPDEEGDSFLTEIQASFQAHFMAPQDAIGPAHSEEFSFDGLVGEEGGEGGGDGSGPDSSDASSAVLHLGSVLSTEYDYLL; encoded by the exons ATGAGAAACAtggaggacgaggtggacgttGACATCGAGGGAGACGAGTTTGAGAACAATATCCG AGACCCGGAAGTAGGAGTTCTGGCCCCGGAGCGGTTCATCCGGTCCGAGTGGACGAGCAGCGCGGCGATActg CCATGGCAACTGGACAGCTCCATCAGCTCGGAGGACAGGGAGGCGATCAAGACGATGCTGCTGGAGGAACA GTATTacctcacagggggggggaccCCCGACCACCTCTGGGAAAGTGAAGCAGACAACTGTCCCAAAGGGACAAA ATCTCCGACCAAGGCGCcgtcctccggctcctccaCCCGATGGTCCCCCCAGGAGAAGGACTTGTTTGAGGAGGGGCTG GCTCAGTTCGGGCGGCGGTGGACTAAGATTTCCAAACTGGTGGGGAGCCGCTCCGCCTTCCAGGTGAAGAGCTACGCCCGACAGTTCTTCAAACGCCAG actccatcagaGCCCAGAGGAGCAGCCCCCCCCGCAGGCGGTGTGCTGCAACTACACCCTCAGTCCACCTCCGCTCAGGCGTCCGCTCCGTCCAACGCCGTCCGCATCGAGACGCTCtccgacgaggaggacgaggaggtggacATCACCGACGACCCGAGCGAGGAGGGGGGCGTGAAGGCCGGGCTGCGGGagccggtggggggggcgacGCCTGCCGACGCCCCGGAGGAGCCGGGTGCGACCGAGGCAAAGCACCGTCACACCTCGCTGCCTCcgccctcgtcccccccccctcccacggaAACTGGGCCGGAGGacgaagagccccccccccccagaaaagcAGAGACCACAGCTCAGAGAGACTCGGAGGAGACGGCCCATGAGGACACACGTGAGACTCTGCTTCCACGACCCCTTCCAGCAGAAGCTCTTCTGAACTCTCATGGTCCACTTTGCTCCACAGCTGAGGAGACCGAGCAGAGTGCAGCTgatggagcagaggaggaggaggaccaggaggaggaggaggaggaggaggaggaggaggaactacTCAAAGTGCCTGAGAAGGAAATGGAGATGGACATGGAGACCATTGCTGAAGAGGAGAAACAAGCTATCCCAGAGTTCTTTGAGGGACGACCATCCAAGACCCCTGAGAGATACCTTAAGATCCGGAACTACATCCTGGATCA GTTGAGGATCAAGCCCAGGTACCTGAACAAGACCTCCGTCCGCCCGGGGCTGAAGAACTGCGGCGACGTGAACTGCATCGGGAGGATCCACACCTACCTGGAGCTGGTCGGGGCCATCAACTTCCACTGCG AGCAAGCCGTCTACAACCGGCCCGGCCCGGTGGACCGGTCCAAGCACAGGGAGGGCAGGGACGTGATGGAGGCCTACCAGCTGGCCCAGAGACTGCAGAGCATG CGGACCAGGAAGCGCCGCGTTCGGGACACCTGGGGGAACTGGTGCGACTCCAGAGACCTGGAGGGACAGACGTACGAG CATCTGAGTGCTGAGGAACTCGCCCTGCGGAGAGAAGAGCGGAAGAGGAACCCGAAACCCTGCAAGATGTCCCGGCTCAGAGG gTCCTTTGACCCCTTCCAGCTGATCCCCTGCAGGTGCTTTGGGGAGGACGTGCAG GAACCCTTCCAGGTCATCGTGTGTGCAGAGACTCTTCTCATCATGGACATG CACGCCCACGTGTCCCGCTGTGAGGTCATCGGCCTGCTGGGTGGAGCCTATGATGAAGAGAAGAGAGTGCTGAAG ATCCGTGCAGCCGAGCCCTGTAACAGTGTGAGTACGGGTCTGCAGTGTGAGATGGACCCGGTGTCCCAGACGCAGGCCCATGACCTGCTGTCCTCTCTGGGCCTCTGCGTGGTCGGCTGGTACCACTCACACCCGTCCTTCCACCCCAACCCGTCGGTCCGGGACATCAACACGCAGGACCagttccag AGCTACTTCTCTCGAGGCGGAGCTCCGTTCATCGGGATGATCGTGAGCCCCTACGACCCGGCtagcccctccccccactcccaGACCACCTGTCTGCAGGTGAGGGGGAGCCAGGAGCCTTCAGGCCCCCAGA AGCTGCCCTACAgatttgacttcctgtcctcccAGGACATCCCCGACTGGGAGCAGACCCTGAGGCGAGCTCGCTGGATCATCCATCGGTACCATCAGGCCGCCGG GAGGGTCCAGATGGACGGATTGTTCCGGAGGGACTCGCACCTCACCTgtctggagaag ATGCTGTCGTCCCTGGCCCGGTACCTGGAGCCCCTGCCGGACGAGGAGGGCGACTCCTTCCTCACCGAGATCCAGGCGAGCTTCCAGGCCCACTTCATGGCGCCGCAGGACGCCATCGGACCGGCCCACTCCGAGGAGTTCTCCTTTGATGggctggtgggggaggagggaggagagggggggggagacggctcCGGTCCAGACTCTTCAGACGCGAGCAGCGCAGTCTTACATCTGGGCTCCGTGTTGTCGACTGAATACGACTATTTACTGTGA
- the mysm1 gene encoding histone H2A deubiquitinase MYSM1 isoform X1, with protein sequence MRNMEDEVDVDIEGDEFENNIRDPEVGVLAPERFIRSEWTSSAAILPWQLDSSISSEDREAIKTMLLEEQYYLTGGGTPDHLWESEADNCPKGTKSPTKAPSSGSSTRWSPQEKDLFEEGLAQFGRRWTKISKLVGSRSAFQVKSYARQFFKRQTPSEPRGAAPPAGGVLQLHPQSTSAQASAPSNAVRIETLSDEEDEEVDITDDPSEEGGVKAGLREPVGGATPADAPEEPGATEAKHRHTSLPPPSSPPPPTETGPEDEEPPPPRKAETTAQRDSEETAHEDTRETLLPRPLPAEALLNSHGPLCSTAEETEQSAADGAEEEEDQEEEEEEEEEEELLKVPEKEMEMDMETIAEEEKQAIPEFFEGRPSKTPERYLKIRNYILDQWLRIKPRYLNKTSVRPGLKNCGDVNCIGRIHTYLELVGAINFHCEQAVYNRPGPVDRSKHREGRDVMEAYQLAQRLQSMRTRKRRVRDTWGNWCDSRDLEGQTYEHLSAEELALRREERKRNPKPCKMSRLRGSFDPFQLIPCRCFGEDVQEPFQVIVCAETLLIMDMHAHVSRCEVIGLLGGAYDEEKRVLKIRAAEPCNSVSTGLQCEMDPVSQTQAHDLLSSLGLCVVGWYHSHPSFHPNPSVRDINTQDQFQSYFSRGGAPFIGMIVSPYDPASPSPHSQTTCLQVRGSQEPSGPQKLPYRFDFLSSQDIPDWEQTLRRARWIIHRYHQAAGRVQMDGLFRRDSHLTCLEKMLSSLARYLEPLPDEEGDSFLTEIQASFQAHFMAPQDAIGPAHSEEFSFDGLVGEEGGEGGGDGSGPDSSDASSAVLHLGSVLSTEYDYLL encoded by the exons ATGAGAAACAtggaggacgaggtggacgttGACATCGAGGGAGACGAGTTTGAGAACAATATCCG AGACCCGGAAGTAGGAGTTCTGGCCCCGGAGCGGTTCATCCGGTCCGAGTGGACGAGCAGCGCGGCGATActg CCATGGCAACTGGACAGCTCCATCAGCTCGGAGGACAGGGAGGCGATCAAGACGATGCTGCTGGAGGAACA GTATTacctcacagggggggggaccCCCGACCACCTCTGGGAAAGTGAAGCAGACAACTGTCCCAAAGGGACAAA ATCTCCGACCAAGGCGCcgtcctccggctcctccaCCCGATGGTCCCCCCAGGAGAAGGACTTGTTTGAGGAGGGGCTG GCTCAGTTCGGGCGGCGGTGGACTAAGATTTCCAAACTGGTGGGGAGCCGCTCCGCCTTCCAGGTGAAGAGCTACGCCCGACAGTTCTTCAAACGCCAG actccatcagaGCCCAGAGGAGCAGCCCCCCCCGCAGGCGGTGTGCTGCAACTACACCCTCAGTCCACCTCCGCTCAGGCGTCCGCTCCGTCCAACGCCGTCCGCATCGAGACGCTCtccgacgaggaggacgaggaggtggacATCACCGACGACCCGAGCGAGGAGGGGGGCGTGAAGGCCGGGCTGCGGGagccggtggggggggcgacGCCTGCCGACGCCCCGGAGGAGCCGGGTGCGACCGAGGCAAAGCACCGTCACACCTCGCTGCCTCcgccctcgtcccccccccctcccacggaAACTGGGCCGGAGGacgaagagccccccccccccagaaaagcAGAGACCACAGCTCAGAGAGACTCGGAGGAGACGGCCCATGAGGACACACGTGAGACTCTGCTTCCACGACCCCTTCCAGCAGAAGCTCTTCTGAACTCTCATGGTCCACTTTGCTCCACAGCTGAGGAGACCGAGCAGAGTGCAGCTgatggagcagaggaggaggaggaccaggaggaggaggaggaggaggaggaggaggaggaactacTCAAAGTGCCTGAGAAGGAAATGGAGATGGACATGGAGACCATTGCTGAAGAGGAGAAACAAGCTATCCCAGAGTTCTTTGAGGGACGACCATCCAAGACCCCTGAGAGATACCTTAAGATCCGGAACTACATCCTGGATCAGTG GTTGAGGATCAAGCCCAGGTACCTGAACAAGACCTCCGTCCGCCCGGGGCTGAAGAACTGCGGCGACGTGAACTGCATCGGGAGGATCCACACCTACCTGGAGCTGGTCGGGGCCATCAACTTCCACTGCG AGCAAGCCGTCTACAACCGGCCCGGCCCGGTGGACCGGTCCAAGCACAGGGAGGGCAGGGACGTGATGGAGGCCTACCAGCTGGCCCAGAGACTGCAGAGCATG CGGACCAGGAAGCGCCGCGTTCGGGACACCTGGGGGAACTGGTGCGACTCCAGAGACCTGGAGGGACAGACGTACGAG CATCTGAGTGCTGAGGAACTCGCCCTGCGGAGAGAAGAGCGGAAGAGGAACCCGAAACCCTGCAAGATGTCCCGGCTCAGAGG gTCCTTTGACCCCTTCCAGCTGATCCCCTGCAGGTGCTTTGGGGAGGACGTGCAG GAACCCTTCCAGGTCATCGTGTGTGCAGAGACTCTTCTCATCATGGACATG CACGCCCACGTGTCCCGCTGTGAGGTCATCGGCCTGCTGGGTGGAGCCTATGATGAAGAGAAGAGAGTGCTGAAG ATCCGTGCAGCCGAGCCCTGTAACAGTGTGAGTACGGGTCTGCAGTGTGAGATGGACCCGGTGTCCCAGACGCAGGCCCATGACCTGCTGTCCTCTCTGGGCCTCTGCGTGGTCGGCTGGTACCACTCACACCCGTCCTTCCACCCCAACCCGTCGGTCCGGGACATCAACACGCAGGACCagttccag AGCTACTTCTCTCGAGGCGGAGCTCCGTTCATCGGGATGATCGTGAGCCCCTACGACCCGGCtagcccctccccccactcccaGACCACCTGTCTGCAGGTGAGGGGGAGCCAGGAGCCTTCAGGCCCCCAGA AGCTGCCCTACAgatttgacttcctgtcctcccAGGACATCCCCGACTGGGAGCAGACCCTGAGGCGAGCTCGCTGGATCATCCATCGGTACCATCAGGCCGCCGG GAGGGTCCAGATGGACGGATTGTTCCGGAGGGACTCGCACCTCACCTgtctggagaag ATGCTGTCGTCCCTGGCCCGGTACCTGGAGCCCCTGCCGGACGAGGAGGGCGACTCCTTCCTCACCGAGATCCAGGCGAGCTTCCAGGCCCACTTCATGGCGCCGCAGGACGCCATCGGACCGGCCCACTCCGAGGAGTTCTCCTTTGATGggctggtgggggaggagggaggagagggggggggagacggctcCGGTCCAGACTCTTCAGACGCGAGCAGCGCAGTCTTACATCTGGGCTCCGTGTTGTCGACTGAATACGACTATTTACTGTGA